The Tardiphaga alba genome includes a window with the following:
- a CDS encoding Dps family protein — translation MSTKSKIAADLNTPTDLAADGVEKVTKALNGLVADAFALYLKTKNFHWHISGRHFRDYHLLLDEHADQIFATTDPLAERVRKIGGRTVHSIGEIAKLQSVKDNNEDYVPPVEMLHELMDDNKKMAAALRKAHKICDDADDVASASLLENYIDETERRTWFLFEASRQEGANEK, via the coding sequence GTGAGCACCAAATCGAAAATCGCCGCCGATCTGAACACCCCGACCGACCTTGCAGCTGATGGCGTGGAGAAGGTCACCAAGGCCCTCAATGGTTTGGTCGCCGATGCCTTCGCACTTTATCTGAAGACCAAGAATTTTCACTGGCACATCTCGGGCCGCCATTTCCGCGACTATCACCTGCTGCTCGACGAGCATGCGGACCAGATTTTCGCGACCACCGATCCGCTGGCCGAGCGCGTCCGCAAGATCGGTGGCCGGACGGTGCATTCGATCGGCGAGATAGCCAAGCTGCAGTCGGTCAAGGACAACAACGAAGATTACGTGCCGCCGGTCGAGATGCTGCACGAACTGATGGACGACAACAAGAAGATGGCCGCCGCATTGCGCAAGGCGCACAAGATTTGCGACGACGCGGACGATGTCGCCAGCGCCAGCCTGCTGGAAAACTACATCGACGAGACCGAGCGTCGTACCTGGTTCCTGTTCGAAGCCAGCCGTCAGGAAGGCGCCAACGAGAAGTAA
- a CDS encoding tetratricopeptide repeat protein codes for MKQAIELTAFNSNIDQLNTKFEQDRQTLKAQGDELEATKRTLNRSNQKAVDEFNARINEFNAAQKSFNASIAAQDAKNRDGRTSSHAFNTACAGVSYSKADEAVVLADLGLTENPMRMSGQARLQSTSSCKLDQQTVFERAEKAYSARDYVTALREYLALDRCGDARAQRRIGDMHYAGLGVPQNLGEARDWYLKAAKQGHETAQFNLGVIYFGGMGVTQDYAEARKWYSKAAQQGHANAQNALGAMLNGGQGGPRNSGEAASWFLKSAEQGYAPAQNNLGIAFASGKGMPQNFAEAAKWYKRAAEQRLAQAQFHLAGLYRRGEGVPLDVEEAYRWYMKAAEQGDAEAQYNLGMVYHQGTGVTADPVEAVNWLFRAARQGHVIAQFKMAVTYMKLSLREKPDRTDLVKAQMWATLAERTACAQVGASQRNAATTSAPYQNAYRTACSGARQIRAAAALKMNPAETAQAEKLVREWKANSGDDAPPSSAALREPPAPGTLQERLRPLPPRPPAPASGASTGDVFTIGPPPKPAGN; via the coding sequence ATGAAGCAGGCGATCGAACTGACGGCATTCAACAGCAACATCGACCAGCTCAACACGAAATTCGAGCAAGACAGGCAGACGCTCAAGGCGCAGGGCGATGAACTGGAAGCGACGAAGCGCACCTTGAACCGATCGAACCAGAAGGCGGTCGATGAGTTCAATGCCAGGATCAACGAGTTCAATGCGGCACAAAAATCATTCAACGCATCCATCGCTGCACAGGACGCGAAGAATCGGGACGGCCGCACTTCGAGCCATGCTTTCAACACCGCTTGCGCAGGCGTGAGCTATTCAAAGGCAGATGAAGCGGTAGTGCTTGCCGACCTCGGCCTGACCGAAAATCCCATGCGCATGAGTGGCCAGGCGCGTCTGCAAAGTACCTCGTCTTGCAAGCTCGATCAGCAAACCGTCTTCGAGCGCGCTGAAAAGGCCTATTCCGCCCGCGACTATGTCACTGCTCTACGCGAGTATCTCGCGCTCGATCGATGCGGAGATGCACGCGCCCAACGCCGCATCGGCGATATGCATTATGCAGGACTTGGCGTGCCGCAAAATCTCGGCGAAGCACGCGACTGGTACCTCAAGGCAGCCAAGCAAGGACATGAGACAGCGCAATTCAATCTCGGCGTGATCTACTTCGGCGGAATGGGTGTCACGCAGGACTATGCCGAAGCCCGCAAATGGTATTCGAAGGCTGCACAACAAGGCCACGCCAATGCGCAAAATGCCCTCGGCGCCATGCTCAACGGTGGCCAGGGTGGTCCGCGTAATTCAGGCGAAGCCGCATCATGGTTTCTGAAATCCGCTGAGCAAGGTTACGCACCGGCCCAGAACAATCTCGGTATCGCCTTTGCTTCGGGCAAAGGCATGCCGCAGAATTTTGCCGAGGCCGCGAAATGGTACAAGCGCGCGGCCGAACAAAGGCTCGCGCAGGCACAGTTTCATCTCGCCGGCCTGTATCGCCGCGGTGAAGGCGTGCCGCTGGACGTGGAAGAAGCATATCGTTGGTACATGAAAGCCGCTGAACAAGGCGACGCCGAGGCCCAATACAATCTTGGCATGGTCTATCACCAAGGAACCGGCGTCACGGCCGATCCCGTCGAAGCGGTCAACTGGCTGTTCAGGGCCGCGCGACAAGGCCATGTCATCGCGCAATTCAAAATGGCCGTGACCTATATGAAACTGTCGCTCCGCGAAAAACCCGACCGGACCGACCTGGTCAAAGCGCAAATGTGGGCGACGCTGGCGGAGCGGACAGCCTGCGCCCAGGTCGGCGCATCGCAGCGAAATGCGGCCACAACATCGGCTCCGTACCAGAATGCATACCGCACTGCCTGTTCCGGCGCCCGGCAAATACGGGCTGCAGCCGCGCTGAAGATGAATCCCGCCGAAACCGCGCAGGCCGAGAAGCTGGTGCGCGAGTGGAAGGCCAATTCGGGCGACGACGCACCGCCATCGTCCGCCGCGCTGCGCGAGCCTCCGGCACCGGGCACCCTGCAGGAGCGGCTCCGCCCGCTGCCGCCGCGACCGCCGGCTCCGGCGTCGGGCGCATCGACGGGGGATGTGTTCACCATCGGCCCACCGCCAAAGCCCGCGGGCAACTAG
- the carA gene encoding glutamine-hydrolyzing carbamoyl-phosphate synthase small subunit yields the protein MSPTETSSAWPDHKPTALLVLADGTVLEGFGLGAEGQAVGEVCFNTAMTGYEEILTDPSYAGQLITFTFPHVGNVGTNDEDIETVNMAATPGARGVILRSAITDPSNFRSSRHLDAWLKARGIIGISGIDTRALTALIRTKGMPNAVIVHAKDGKFDLNGLKQEAREWPGLEGMDLVPMVTSGQRFDWDEKPWVWNEGFGRQDKPEFNVVAIDYGIKRNILRLLAGEGCKITVVPATTSAEDIMALKPDGVFLSNGPGDPAETGKYAVPVIKKVIDSGLPTFGICLGHQMLGLAVGAKTKKMHQGHHGANHPVKDETTGKVEITSMNHGFAVDEATLPKGAKQTHISLFDGSNCGIELEGKPVFSVQYHPEASPGPQDSHYLFKRFADLMRAKKAS from the coding sequence ATGAGCCCCACAGAAACATCCTCAGCCTGGCCGGACCATAAACCGACCGCGCTCCTCGTGCTCGCCGATGGCACCGTGCTGGAAGGCTTTGGCCTTGGCGCGGAAGGCCAGGCCGTTGGTGAAGTCTGCTTCAACACCGCCATGACCGGCTATGAGGAGATTCTCACCGATCCCTCCTATGCCGGTCAGCTCATTACTTTCACCTTCCCTCATGTCGGAAACGTCGGCACCAACGACGAGGACATCGAAACGGTGAATATGGCGGCGACGCCTGGCGCGCGCGGGGTGATCCTGCGCTCGGCCATCACCGATCCGTCGAATTTCCGCTCGTCGCGCCATCTCGATGCCTGGCTGAAGGCCCGCGGCATCATCGGCATTTCCGGCATCGACACCCGCGCCCTGACCGCACTGATCCGCACCAAGGGCATGCCCAATGCCGTGATCGTGCATGCGAAGGACGGCAAGTTCGACCTGAACGGGCTCAAGCAGGAAGCGCGCGAATGGCCCGGCCTCGAAGGCATGGACCTGGTGCCCATGGTCACCTCCGGCCAGCGCTTCGACTGGGACGAGAAGCCCTGGGTCTGGAACGAGGGTTTCGGCCGCCAGGACAAGCCTGAATTCAACGTGGTTGCCATCGACTACGGCATCAAGCGCAACATCCTGCGCCTGCTCGCCGGCGAGGGCTGCAAGATCACCGTCGTCCCGGCCACCACCTCGGCCGAAGACATCATGGCGCTGAAGCCGGATGGCGTATTCCTGTCCAATGGCCCGGGCGACCCGGCCGAGACCGGAAAATACGCGGTGCCGGTCATCAAGAAGGTTATCGATAGCGGCCTGCCGACCTTCGGCATCTGCCTCGGTCACCAGATGCTCGGCCTCGCGGTCGGCGCCAAGACCAAGAAGATGCATCAGGGCCATCACGGCGCCAATCATCCGGTCAAGGACGAGACCACGGGCAAGGTGGAGATCACCTCGATGAACCATGGCTTTGCCGTGGACGAGGCGACGCTGCCGAAGGGCGCCAAGCAGACCCATATCTCGCTGTTCGACGGCTCCAATTGCGGCATCGAACTCGAAGGCAAGCCGGTGTTCTCGGTGCAGTATCACCCGGAAGCCTCGCCGGGACCGCAGGACTCGCACTACCTGTTCAAGCGGTTCGCGGATCTGATGCGGGCGAAAAAGGCGTCGTAA
- a CDS encoding class I SAM-dependent methyltransferase, which yields MEDWIDYYDSTHTIYASKLHRDVHFELIARDITGYIASKDATVLDYACGEALSAGRVADACDKLILAEPAPKVRSRVAARFAANPKIAVHSLDELRDLPAASLDLAVMNSVAQYMTAAQLEEAFTVIRRLLKPDGRLVVGDILPPQLGMLTDVMALLRLAAKHGFLWDAFVSLVKTALSDYRQLRTTLGLQHYDETDMLAKLSASGYLASRAKMNIGHNQARMTFVAQPNG from the coding sequence ATGGAAGATTGGATCGATTATTACGATTCCACCCACACAATTTACGCCAGCAAATTACATCGTGACGTTCATTTCGAACTCATCGCCCGCGACATCACCGGCTACATCGCGTCGAAAGACGCCACCGTGCTCGACTATGCCTGCGGAGAGGCACTGTCCGCAGGGAGGGTCGCGGATGCCTGCGATAAACTCATCCTGGCCGAACCGGCGCCAAAAGTCCGCAGCCGCGTCGCCGCACGTTTTGCCGCGAATCCCAAGATCGCTGTGCACTCGCTCGACGAACTCCGGGACCTGCCGGCGGCCTCCCTGGATCTCGCGGTCATGAATTCGGTCGCCCAATACATGACCGCGGCCCAGCTCGAAGAGGCCTTCACCGTGATCAGGCGGCTTCTCAAGCCGGATGGCAGACTGGTTGTTGGGGACATCCTTCCGCCGCAGCTCGGCATGCTGACCGATGTGATGGCGCTGCTGCGGCTTGCCGCCAAACACGGCTTCCTGTGGGATGCATTTGTCAGCCTGGTGAAAACCGCACTGTCCGATTACCGGCAGTTAAGGACAACGCTCGGTCTGCAGCACTACGACGAGACCGATATGCTTGCTAAATTATCGGCATCAGGATACCTTGCAAGTCGCGCAAAGATGAATATCGGCCACAATCAGGCCCGTATGACATTTGTTGCCCAGCCCAACGGTTGA
- a CDS encoding PaaI family thioesterase yields the protein MTDTASPASPFGVVSPAILASMSGLDFVRKIFNGELPQPPIMENVGPFDSTAEHGHVVFHSVPGIRHYNPIGSVHGGYAATLLDSAMGLAVHTTLPQGSGYTTLEFKVSFIRGMSETSGTVRTEGKVLNVGRRAGTAEARITDDKGRLLAHATTTCLVFELPK from the coding sequence ATGACCGATACCGCCTCACCTGCCTCGCCTTTTGGCGTCGTCTCCCCCGCCATTCTTGCCTCGATGTCCGGTCTCGATTTCGTGCGCAAGATCTTCAATGGCGAGCTGCCGCAACCGCCGATCATGGAAAATGTCGGGCCGTTCGACTCGACGGCGGAGCATGGCCATGTGGTGTTTCACAGCGTCCCGGGCATCCGACACTACAATCCGATCGGCTCGGTGCATGGTGGTTACGCGGCGACCCTGCTGGATTCTGCCATGGGTCTCGCGGTGCACACGACGTTGCCGCAGGGATCGGGCTACACCACGCTGGAATTCAAGGTCAGCTTCATTCGCGGCATGAGCGAAACGTCCGGCACGGTGCGCACCGAAGGCAAGGTACTCAATGTCGGGCGGCGCGCAGGGACGGCGGAAGCGCGGATCACAGACGACAAAGGCCGGCTGCTCGCACATGCGACGACCACGTGTCTGGTGTTTGAACTGCCGAAGTAA
- a CDS encoding glycosyltransferase family 39 protein, which yields MLLDYFAAMAARSAEAPARWRRPFLKWLDGIERGWSIPLLIATFAAVWWLFFVVAYQSGDLHADALETWTLGREFAWGNAKHPPLMGWVAWTWTRVFPLTDWSFQLLSMTNAAVALFAVDLIARRFVRGMVAPSSSCC from the coding sequence GTGCTTCTCGACTATTTCGCCGCTATGGCCGCCCGTTCGGCCGAGGCGCCGGCGCGCTGGCGCAGGCCTTTCCTGAAGTGGCTCGATGGCATCGAGCGCGGCTGGTCGATCCCGTTGCTGATCGCCACCTTCGCCGCCGTCTGGTGGCTGTTTTTCGTCGTTGCCTATCAAAGTGGCGATCTCCATGCCGACGCGCTGGAGACTTGGACGCTCGGCCGTGAATTTGCCTGGGGTAATGCCAAGCACCCGCCATTGATGGGCTGGGTGGCCTGGACCTGGACCCGGGTTTTCCCGCTGACGGACTGGTCGTTCCAGCTGCTGTCGATGACCAATGCCGCAGTGGCGCTGTTTGCGGTCGATCTGATCGCACGCCGCTTCGTGCGCGGGATGGTCGCGCCGTCATCCTCATGCTGCTGA